One Rhodobacter sp. CZR27 DNA segment encodes these proteins:
- a CDS encoding tripartite tricarboxylate transporter permease: MGTFDFLLQGLVVALDPMILFYALVGVTLGTAVGVLPGIGPALTVALLLPVTYGLDPAGSLIMFAGIYYGGMYGGSTTSILLNTPGESASIVTALEGNKMARAGRGGPALATAAIGSFVAGLIATLLLAFLAPTVVKLALVFGPREYFALMVLAFITVSAAFGDSTLKGLTSLFVGLSLAVVGIDQLSGQARLSFGVPQLLDGVEVTTLAVAMFAVGEALFVAGQGLRPEDRVIPVKGSIWMTAADWGRSWKSWLRGTVIGFPVGAMPAGGADIATFLSYAAEKRISKHPEEFGHGAIEGVAGPEAANNASAAGTLVPLLTLGLPTTATAAIMLAGFQQFGLQPGPLLFATNPELVWGLIASLLIANVMLLVLNLPLIGFWVKLLTIPRHWLYAGILLFATLGTIGVNPSRVELGMLLAFGILGYLMRIFGYPIAPVVVGLILGPMAEQQLRRALAIAQGDVTTLVASPVAATLLALAAAALIVPMLMRRWGRGDILVKIAADED, from the coding sequence ATGGGCACGTTCGATTTCCTGTTGCAGGGCCTCGTGGTCGCGCTCGACCCGATGATCCTGTTCTATGCGCTTGTCGGCGTCACGCTCGGAACGGCGGTGGGTGTGCTGCCGGGGATCGGCCCGGCACTGACGGTCGCCCTGCTGCTGCCGGTGACCTACGGGCTCGATCCCGCGGGATCGCTCATCATGTTCGCGGGCATCTACTACGGCGGGATGTATGGCGGATCGACCACCTCGATCCTGCTGAACACGCCGGGGGAAAGCGCCTCGATCGTGACCGCGCTCGAGGGCAACAAGATGGCGCGCGCGGGACGCGGCGGCCCGGCGCTTGCCACCGCCGCCATCGGCTCGTTCGTGGCCGGCCTCATCGCGACGCTGCTGCTGGCCTTCCTGGCCCCCACGGTGGTGAAGCTTGCGCTGGTCTTCGGGCCGCGGGAGTATTTCGCGCTGATGGTGCTGGCTTTCATCACCGTCTCCGCCGCCTTCGGCGACAGCACCCTCAAGGGGCTGACCTCGCTCTTCGTCGGCCTGTCGCTGGCGGTGGTCGGCATCGACCAGCTTTCCGGGCAGGCGCGGCTGTCCTTCGGCGTGCCGCAGCTTCTGGACGGGGTCGAGGTGACGACGCTGGCGGTTGCGATGTTCGCGGTGGGAGAGGCGCTGTTCGTGGCGGGCCAGGGCCTCCGCCCCGAGGACCGGGTGATCCCGGTCAAGGGCTCGATCTGGATGACCGCCGCAGACTGGGGCCGCTCGTGGAAAAGCTGGCTGCGCGGCACGGTGATCGGCTTCCCCGTCGGCGCCATGCCGGCGGGCGGCGCCGATATCGCGACCTTCCTGTCCTATGCCGCCGAAAAGCGGATATCGAAACACCCCGAGGAGTTCGGCCACGGCGCCATCGAAGGCGTGGCCGGGCCCGAGGCCGCCAACAACGCCTCGGCGGCGGGGACGCTGGTGCCGCTGCTCACGCTGGGGCTGCCGACGACGGCGACGGCCGCGATCATGCTGGCCGGCTTCCAGCAGTTCGGCCTGCAGCCCGGCCCGCTGCTGTTCGCCACCAACCCCGAGCTGGTCTGGGGCCTGATCGCGAGCCTTCTGATCGCGAACGTGATGCTTCTCGTGCTGAACCTGCCGCTGATCGGCTTCTGGGTGAAGCTGCTGACCATTCCACGCCACTGGCTCTATGCGGGCATCCTGCTCTTTGCCACGCTGGGCACGATCGGGGTCAACCCCTCGCGCGTGGAGCTTGGCATGCTGCTGGCCTTCGGCATCCTCGGCTACCTGATGCGGATCTTCGGCTATCCGATCGCGCCGGTCGTGGTGGGCCTCATCCTCGGCCCGATGGCCGAGCAGCAGCTGCGCCGCGCGCTTGCCATCGCGCAGGGCGACGTGACGACGCTTGTCGCATCTCCCGTGGCCGCGACGCTGCTGGCCCTGGCGGCGGCGGCGCTGATCGTGCCGATGCTGATGCGGCGGTGGGGCAGGGGGGACATCCTGGTGAAGATTGCGGCCGACGAGGACTGA
- a CDS encoding ABC transporter permease: MLALFGMLTLAALLLADLRILGPDPGRMLAAMAEGLLHPRVTDLAALAEAAGLTVAFALCGVGLGAGSGLLLAPFYRLWPVRAACIAVRSIHELFWALLLMQVTGLSPLTGILAIGLPYAGIFAKVFAEYLDEADPAADRALPPATRPLVRLLYARLPLVLRDMANYTLYRIECGLRSAAVLGFIGLPTLGFLLESQFRQALYYAEAAAVLGVYLALILPLRRWMRWPLVPLYLAASVWLLRGVEVPPMGSGVIWRFLTEDIVPAPLRQGDWAALPGWLGRIVEGQMLPGIWTTLVLSQVALGLTAVVAVICFPLIVPRVTGRIGAMLGHGLLVLGRTVPDYMLAFILLQILGPSMLPAVLALGLHNGAIVAHLLGRQSEGICATLRPDAPRGLTLWGYELLPRLFANILALLLYRWEIIVRDSAIFGLIGVATLGFHVDAAIQELRIDRALVLLSGMVALTLVIDAISRRLRHRLRLTATPGVSRAVLPESLGADCIGAVR, translated from the coding sequence GTGCTCGCGCTGTTCGGGATGCTCACGCTGGCGGCGCTGTTGCTGGCCGACCTGCGCATCCTCGGACCCGATCCGGGCCGGATGCTGGCGGCGATGGCGGAGGGCCTGCTACACCCGCGCGTGACCGACCTGGCAGCCCTGGCCGAGGCCGCCGGGCTGACCGTGGCCTTCGCCCTGTGCGGCGTCGGACTGGGCGCGGGGTCCGGCCTGCTGCTTGCGCCCTTCTACCGGCTCTGGCCGGTGCGCGCGGCCTGCATTGCCGTCCGCTCGATCCACGAACTGTTCTGGGCGCTGCTGCTGATGCAGGTGACGGGACTGTCGCCGCTGACGGGCATCCTTGCCATCGGCCTGCCCTATGCCGGCATTTTCGCCAAGGTCTTCGCGGAATACCTCGACGAGGCAGATCCCGCGGCCGACCGCGCCCTGCCCCCGGCGACGCGGCCATTGGTGCGGCTGCTGTATGCCCGGCTGCCGCTGGTGCTGCGGGACATGGCGAACTACACGCTTTACCGGATCGAATGCGGCCTGCGCTCGGCCGCCGTGCTGGGCTTCATCGGCCTGCCGACGCTCGGCTTCCTGCTGGAGAGCCAGTTCCGCCAGGCGCTTTATTATGCCGAGGCCGCGGCGGTGCTCGGGGTCTATCTTGCACTGATCCTTCCCTTGCGCCGGTGGATGCGCTGGCCGCTGGTGCCGCTCTACCTTGCCGCGTCGGTCTGGCTTCTGAGGGGCGTCGAGGTGCCGCCGATGGGCTCGGGCGTGATCTGGCGGTTCCTGACCGAGGACATCGTGCCCGCCCCGCTGCGGCAGGGCGACTGGGCCGCGCTGCCCGGCTGGCTGGGGCGCATCGTCGAGGGACAGATGCTGCCCGGGATCTGGACGACGCTGGTGCTGTCGCAGGTGGCGCTCGGCCTGACGGCGGTGGTCGCGGTGATCTGCTTTCCGCTGATCGTGCCGCGCGTCACCGGCCGGATCGGTGCCATGCTTGGCCACGGGCTGCTTGTGCTGGGCCGGACCGTGCCGGACTACATGCTGGCGTTCATCCTGCTGCAAATCCTCGGACCCTCGATGCTGCCGGCGGTGCTGGCCCTGGGGCTGCACAACGGCGCCATCGTCGCCCATCTTCTCGGCCGCCAGTCCGAGGGGATCTGCGCGACCCTGCGCCCCGACGCGCCGCGCGGCCTCACGCTCTGGGGCTACGAGCTGCTGCCGCGGCTGTTCGCCAACATCCTCGCGCTGCTGCTCTACCGGTGGGAAATCATCGTGCGCGACAGCGCGATCTTCGGGCTGATCGGGGTCGCAACGCTGGGCTTCCACGTCGATGCTGCCATCCAGGAGTTGCGGATCGACCGCGCGCTCGTGCTGCTGTCGGGCATGGTGGCGCTGACGCTGGTGATCGACGCGATCTCGCGCCGCCTGCGCCACCGGCTGCGCCTGACAGCCACGCCCGGCGTCAGCCGGGCGGTTCTGCCCGAAAGCCTCGGGGCCGACTGCATCGGGGCCGTGCGCTGA
- a CDS encoding ATP-binding cassette domain-containing protein, which translates to MTALARFDGAEIGWPGRPVLRDLRFELQAGERVALLGRSGSGKSTLVEAIRRQIEARQLRLALVPQDHGLVPQLSVQLNVWMGVLDDHSTLANLWNLIRPTRRARAAVAPWLETVGLQGLGPQPVETLSGGQRQRTAVARALLRGGLVVLADEPVSAVDQEQSAALVRALNGRFPTVVMALHDTDLALAHATRIVGLRAGGIAFDRPATEVGPADLAALYAR; encoded by the coding sequence ATGACCGCCCTCGCCCGCTTCGACGGCGCCGAGATCGGCTGGCCGGGCCGCCCCGTCCTGCGGGACCTGCGCTTCGAGCTGCAGGCGGGCGAGCGCGTGGCACTGCTCGGCCGGTCGGGGTCGGGCAAGTCGACGCTGGTCGAGGCGATCCGGCGGCAGATCGAGGCCCGCCAGCTGCGGCTGGCGCTGGTTCCGCAGGATCACGGGCTGGTGCCGCAGCTTTCGGTGCAGCTGAACGTCTGGATGGGGGTGCTGGACGATCATTCCACGCTCGCGAACCTGTGGAACCTGATCCGGCCGACGCGGCGCGCCCGCGCCGCGGTGGCGCCCTGGCTGGAGACGGTCGGGCTTCAGGGCCTTGGGCCGCAACCGGTGGAAACGCTGTCGGGCGGGCAGCGGCAGCGCACGGCGGTGGCGCGCGCGCTGTTGCGCGGCGGCCTCGTCGTGCTGGCCGACGAGCCGGTAAGTGCCGTCGATCAGGAACAGTCGGCCGCGCTGGTCAGGGCGCTCAACGGTCGGTTTCCGACCGTGGTCATGGCGCTGCACGACACCGATCTGGCGCTGGCCCATGCCACGCGCATCGTCGGCCTGAGGGCCGGCGGCATCGCCTTCGACCGGCCGGCCACCGAGGTCGGCCCGGCGGATCTGGCCGCGCTCTATGCCCGCTGA
- a CDS encoding putative selenate ABC transporter substrate-binding protein → MLPTVPSTIRRRSLLAGLAALPVAPALVRAEQAPVLYFSAIPDDDDTRLTERFDRVAAYLSQTLGVEVRYVPVKSYAAAVTAFRNDQVQLAWFGGLSGVQARLLVPGSRAIAQGAEDAAFVTYFIANTATGLTEGPDFPKAAEGLSFTFGAQTSTSGRLMPEFHIRQQTGRASEAFFSNVGFSGDHGQTLRLVASGAWQVGALNYSVYEQAVTEGAPEIQTARVIWKTPPYPDYNWTIRGDVEERWGAGFIDKVQAALTGMTDAELLASFPRTGFIPADNALYAPIEETARQLDLIGE, encoded by the coding sequence ATGCTGCCCACCGTCCCCTCGACCATCCGCCGCCGCAGCCTGCTGGCCGGTCTTGCCGCGCTGCCGGTGGCGCCGGCCCTCGTTCGCGCCGAGCAGGCGCCGGTGCTCTACTTCTCGGCGATCCCGGATGACGACGACACGCGCCTCACCGAACGCTTCGACCGTGTTGCGGCCTATCTTTCGCAGACGCTCGGGGTCGAGGTGCGCTATGTGCCGGTCAAGAGCTATGCGGCGGCGGTCACGGCCTTCCGCAACGATCAGGTGCAGCTTGCGTGGTTCGGCGGGCTGTCGGGCGTGCAGGCACGGCTTCTGGTGCCGGGCAGCCGCGCCATCGCGCAGGGCGCGGAAGATGCGGCCTTCGTGACCTACTTCATCGCCAACACCGCCACCGGCCTGACCGAGGGTCCGGATTTCCCGAAGGCAGCCGAGGGCCTCTCGTTCACCTTCGGGGCGCAGACCTCGACCTCGGGGCGGCTGATGCCCGAGTTTCACATCCGCCAGCAGACCGGCCGCGCCTCCGAGGCGTTCTTCTCCAACGTCGGCTTCTCGGGCGACCACGGCCAGACGCTGCGGCTCGTCGCCTCGGGCGCCTGGCAGGTCGGCGCGCTGAACTACTCGGTCTACGAGCAGGCGGTGACCGAGGGCGCGCCCGAGATCCAGACGGCACGGGTGATCTGGAAGACCCCGCCCTACCCCGACTACAACTGGACGATCCGCGGCGATGTCGAGGAGCGTTGGGGCGCGGGCTTCATCGACAAGGTGCAGGCCGCGCTGACCGGCATGACCGATGCCGAGCTGCTCGCCTCGTTCCCGCGCACCGGGTTCATCCCGGCGGACAATGCCCTTTACGCCCCGATCGAGGAAACCGCGCGGCAGCTTGACCTGATCGGGGAATGA
- the cobA gene encoding uroporphyrinogen-III C-methyltransferase, translating into MTFQPSQPEPFAAERLRPGRISLVGAGPGAADLLTFRAVERMRQADVIFHDRLVEPEVLEMAGPGPRRVFVGKEVGAHDWPQERIDATITAAALSGLAVVRLKSGDPSVFGRACEEIAAARAFGIEVEIIPGITAASAAAAALCRPLTERGATDRLVLATATCRPGDRKPDLAALARPGTTVALYMAMHRLDEVADEFRAAGVPDDAEVLICAHVARPGQRSLVTTLARMARDARREGLGNPAVVFLRLPRHQAAPASAARRADAAAVPS; encoded by the coding sequence ATGACCTTCCAGCCCTCCCAGCCCGAACCCTTCGCCGCCGAGCGCCTCCGCCCCGGCCGGATCAGCCTTGTCGGCGCCGGTCCCGGCGCCGCCGATCTCCTGACCTTCCGCGCGGTGGAAAGAATGCGGCAGGCCGACGTGATCTTCCACGACCGGCTGGTCGAGCCGGAGGTGCTGGAGATGGCCGGGCCGGGTCCGCGCCGCGTCTTCGTCGGCAAGGAGGTCGGCGCGCATGACTGGCCGCAGGAGCGCATCGATGCGACGATCACCGCCGCCGCGCTGTCCGGGCTTGCCGTGGTGCGGCTCAAGTCCGGCGATCCCTCCGTCTTCGGCCGCGCCTGCGAGGAGATCGCCGCTGCCCGCGCCTTCGGCATCGAGGTGGAGATCATCCCCGGCATCACCGCGGCCAGTGCCGCGGCGGCCGCGCTCTGCCGCCCGCTGACCGAGCGGGGCGCGACCGATCGGCTGGTCCTCGCCACCGCCACCTGCCGCCCCGGCGACCGCAAGCCGGATCTGGCCGCGCTCGCCCGGCCGGGAACGACGGTCGCACTTTACATGGCGATGCATCGGCTGGACGAGGTCGCCGACGAATTCCGCGCCGCTGGCGTGCCTGACGACGCGGAAGTGCTGATCTGCGCCCATGTGGCGCGACCGGGGCAGCGCAGCCTCGTCACGACGCTCGCCCGGATGGCGCGGGACGCGCGACGCGAGGGCCTGGGCAATCCGGCGGTGGTCTTCCTGCGCCTGCCCCGGCATCAGGCGGCACCTGCAAGCGCGGCACGGCGGGCGGATGCCGCTGCCGTCCCGAGCTGA
- a CDS encoding nitrate reductase, producing MTAPSPPLPPPGQAVRTTCPYCGVGCGVLATPNGQGGLYIAGDPDHPANRGMLCVKGMALGETVGTEGRLLAPRIGGREDGWDEALSLVAERFSQAIERHGPESVAFYVSGQMLTEDYYVANKLMKGFIGSANIDTNSRLCMASSVAGHRRAFGSDTVPGLYEDLELADLVVLVGSNLAWCHPVLYRRLAAAKEARPEMRIVVVDPRRTATCDLADLHLAVAPGSDAVLFNRLLAEIHRRGATDPDYLSHVEGFDAALAAAKLADGAATGLSEADLGRFLDLWIGTERTVTLWSQGVNQSDSGTDKVNAILNCHLATGRIGRPGMGPFSITGQPNAMGGREVGGLANMLACHLDIENPAHREAVRAFWNAPRIAERPGLKAVDLFHAVEDGRIKALWIICTNPAVSMPEADRVARAIGACEFSVVSDLFATTDTARLAHVLLPATGWGERDGTVTNSERRISRQRAALPAPGRARDDWRILAEVGARMGWPEAFGWETAAEIFREHADLSGVAGRLGGDFDISDLGGISGIDYDELDPFLWPRAGARQGGRFFGDGRFHTSDGRARMIPVAPKLPAGGAFRLNTGRVRDHWHTMTRTGRSPRLGRHLAEPFIEIHPADAARLGLKPDTLAEVGNTHGRAILRVLVTARVQPGQPFAPIHWTGETAPSGRIGALVEAATDPVSGQPANKSAVVSIRPFPARWYGFALSDGALRPSCPYWARATLPLGTQAELAGTEMPADWNAFARDLFGLAVEPVVARDPARGLIRMAFLQDGRLRAALFAGPDPVALQRAHVATLLGAVADPGLLAGRPGAGRADEGATVCACLGIGVNTIARAIADGGLITVEALGAALGAGTNCGSCRPELRSLIQLHSARCEAAE from the coding sequence GTGACGGCCCCCTCCCCTCCCCTGCCGCCCCCAGGGCAGGCGGTGCGCACGACCTGCCCCTATTGCGGGGTGGGCTGCGGCGTGCTCGCCACGCCCAATGGGCAAGGCGGGCTGTACATCGCGGGCGATCCGGATCATCCGGCCAATCGCGGCATGCTCTGCGTCAAGGGCATGGCGCTTGGCGAGACGGTGGGGACAGAGGGACGCCTGCTCGCGCCCCGGATCGGAGGGCGCGAGGACGGTTGGGACGAGGCGCTGTCTCTGGTGGCCGAGCGGTTCTCGCAGGCCATCGAGCGCCACGGGCCGGAGTCGGTCGCCTTCTACGTCTCGGGGCAGATGCTGACCGAGGATTACTATGTCGCCAACAAGCTGATGAAGGGTTTCATCGGTTCTGCCAATATCGATACAAATTCAAGGCTCTGCATGGCCTCGTCGGTGGCCGGCCATCGCCGGGCCTTCGGAAGCGACACCGTGCCGGGGCTCTACGAGGATCTGGAGCTGGCCGACCTCGTCGTGCTGGTGGGGTCGAACCTCGCCTGGTGCCATCCGGTGCTTTACCGCCGGCTGGCGGCGGCGAAGGAGGCGCGGCCGGAGATGCGGATCGTCGTGGTGGACCCGCGCCGCACCGCGACCTGCGATCTGGCCGACCTGCATCTGGCCGTGGCACCGGGATCGGACGCGGTCCTGTTCAACCGGCTTCTCGCCGAGATCCACCGTCGGGGCGCAACGGATCCCGATTATCTTTCTCACGTCGAGGGGTTCGACGCCGCGCTGGCCGCGGCCAAGCTCGCTGACGGCGCCGCAACGGGCCTCTCCGAGGCCGACCTCGGGCGCTTCCTCGACCTCTGGATCGGGACCGAGCGCACCGTGACGCTCTGGTCGCAGGGGGTGAACCAGTCCGACAGCGGCACGGACAAGGTGAACGCGATCCTCAACTGCCATCTCGCGACCGGCCGGATCGGACGCCCCGGCATGGGGCCGTTCAGCATCACCGGGCAGCCGAACGCCATGGGCGGGCGCGAGGTGGGCGGGCTGGCCAACATGCTCGCCTGTCATCTCGATATCGAGAACCCGGCACATCGCGAGGCGGTGCGCGCCTTCTGGAACGCCCCGCGTATCGCCGAGCGGCCGGGGCTGAAGGCGGTGGACCTGTTCCACGCCGTCGAGGACGGCCGGATCAAGGCGCTCTGGATCATCTGCACCAATCCCGCCGTCTCGATGCCCGAGGCGGACCGGGTGGCCCGCGCCATCGGGGCCTGCGAATTCTCCGTCGTGTCGGACCTCTTTGCCACAACGGACACCGCGCGCCTCGCGCATGTGCTGCTCCCGGCCACCGGCTGGGGCGAACGGGACGGCACGGTCACGAACTCCGAACGGCGGATCAGCCGCCAGCGGGCAGCCCTGCCCGCCCCCGGCCGCGCCCGCGATGACTGGCGCATCCTCGCCGAGGTCGGCGCGCGCATGGGCTGGCCCGAGGCCTTCGGCTGGGAGACCGCCGCTGAGATCTTCCGCGAGCACGCCGACCTTTCGGGCGTGGCGGGGCGCCTTGGCGGCGACTTCGACATCTCGGACCTCGGAGGGATCAGCGGCATTGACTACGACGAGCTGGACCCCTTCCTCTGGCCCCGCGCGGGCGCCCGACAGGGCGGGCGCTTCTTCGGTGACGGCCGCTTCCACACCAGCGACGGCCGCGCGCGGATGATCCCGGTTGCGCCAAAGCTCCCGGCAGGGGGCGCGTTCCGGCTGAACACGGGGCGGGTGCGCGATCATTGGCACACGATGACCCGCACCGGCCGCTCGCCGCGCCTTGGACGGCATCTCGCCGAGCCCTTCATCGAGATCCACCCGGCCGACGCCGCCCGTCTCGGCCTGAAGCCCGACACGCTGGCAGAGGTGGGGAACACGCATGGCAGGGCGATCCTGCGCGTGCTGGTGACGGCGCGCGTGCAGCCCGGCCAGCCCTTCGCGCCGATCCACTGGACAGGCGAGACCGCGCCCTCGGGACGGATCGGCGCGCTGGTGGAAGCGGCGACCGATCCGGTCTCGGGCCAGCCTGCGAACAAGTCGGCGGTCGTCTCGATCCGGCCGTTCCCGGCGCGCTGGTATGGCTTTGCCCTTTCCGACGGTGCGCTTCGTCCCTCCTGCCCCTACTGGGCGCGGGCGACGCTGCCGCTGGGCACGCAGGCGGAACTGGCCGGAACCGAGATGCCCGCGGACTGGAACGCCTTCGCCCGCGACCTTTTCGGGCTGGCGGTCGAGCCGGTGGTCGCCCGCGATCCGGCGCGCGGGTTGATCCGCATGGCCTTCCTGCAGGATGGCCGGCTGAGGGCCGCGCTGTTCGCGGGGCCGGACCCGGTCGCCCTGCAGCGCGCCCATGTCGCGACCCTCCTCGGCGCCGTGGCGGACCCCGGCCTGCTCGCCGGTCGTCCCGGCGCTGGCCGCGCCGACGAAGGCGCCACGGTCTGCGCCTGCCTCGGGATCGGCGTGAACACCATCGCCCGTGCCATCGCCGACGGCGGCCTGATCACCGTCGAAGCGCTCGGCGCTGCGCTTGGCGCGGGCACGAACTGCGGCTCCTGCCGCCCCGAGCTTCGATCCCTGATCCAGCTTCACTCCGCCAGATGCGAGGCCGCCGAATGA
- the nirD gene encoding nitrite reductase small subunit NirD: MTLYIDIGALEDIPAQGARVVRTSEGCVAVFRTADDRVFALEDRCAHRGGPLSEGLVHGDRVTCPLHGWVFDMNTGEAQGADKGRIRTFAAKVEGGRIFLDAALLKRRSAA; the protein is encoded by the coding sequence ATGACCCTCTACATCGACATCGGCGCGCTGGAGGACATCCCGGCGCAAGGCGCCCGGGTGGTGCGGACTTCGGAAGGCTGCGTCGCCGTCTTCCGGACCGCGGATGACCGGGTCTTCGCACTCGAGGACCGCTGCGCGCACCGCGGCGGCCCGCTGTCCGAGGGCCTCGTGCACGGGGACCGGGTCACCTGCCCGCTGCACGGCTGGGTGTTCGACATGAACACCGGCGAGGCGCAGGGTGCCGACAAGGGCCGCATCCGCACCTTCGCGGCCAAGGTCGAGGGCGGGAGGATCTTCCTTGACGCGGCACTTCTGAAGCGTCGGAGCGCGGCGTGA